One window of the Alligator mississippiensis isolate rAllMis1 chromosome 5, rAllMis1, whole genome shotgun sequence genome contains the following:
- the LOC106739249 gene encoding cathelicidin-related peptide Oh-Cath-like translates to MQPCRTALLVLGVAVAVAVAVALPAPLAPAPAPAPSSYQEALAAAVNTYNQESGLPQAYRLLEAEPQPQWDLASQPVQPLKFSIKETECLLSEKRDIGQCPFKDKGLVKDCTGIYSVEKKPPIVTAKCEDAGQGVKPRMRLWVPPMPWHWPFNRVRLG, encoded by the exons ATGCAGCCCTGCCGGACagcgctgctggtgctgggggtggccgtggccgtggccgtggccgtggcccTGCCCgcgcccctggccccagccccagccccagccccaagcagctacCAGGAGGCTCTGGCCGCGGCCGTCAACACCTACAACCAGGAGTCGGGCCTGCCCCAGGCCTACCGCCTGCTGGAagctgagccccagccccaatgG GACCTGGCCTCCCAGCCTGTGCAGCCGCTGAAGTTTTCCATCAAGGAGACGGAGTGCCTGCTGTCGGAGAAACGCGACATCGGCCAGTGTCCGTTCAAGGACAAGGGG CTGGTCAAAGACTGCACCGGGATCTACTCCGTGGAGAAGAAGCCCCCCATCGTCACGGCCAAGTGCGAGGACGCGGGTCAGGGG GTCAAACCGAGAATGAGACTATGGGTACCCCCCATGCCATGGCATTGGCCTTTCAACAGGgtcaggctggggtag
- the CAMP gene encoding cathelicidin antimicrobial peptide, whose product MGRWGWGVLLGLAMLVASASASQHKMLSYEEAVSLAVDFYNQEPGIDHAFRLLRTDPQPAWDMTSKPRQELQFVVRETVCPRAQDPPASECDFKDNGLVRNCTGLFSMERESPTVIITCDTVTPEQHVRVTRSERRNGHKRRRGSGSRRGQYSSTKHGGRKRPRKRPGSGSRLGHETPHVAPIDKGHVG is encoded by the exons ATGgggcgctggggctggggggtgctgctggGCTTGGCCATGCTAGTGGCATCCGCCTCGGCTTCTCAGCACAAGATGCTGAGCTATGAAGAGGCCGTGTCCTTGGCTGTCGACTTCTACAACCAGGAGCCAGGCATAGACCATGCCTTCCGGCTCCTCCGCACTGACCCCCAGCCTGCATGG GACATGACGTCCAAGCCCCGTCAGGAGCTGCAGTTCGTGGTCCGTGAGACCGTGTGCCCGCGGGCCCAGGACCCCCCAGCCAGCGAGTGTGACTTCAAGGACAACGGG CTGGTCAGGAACTGCACGGGGCTGTTCTCCATGGAGCGGGAGTCTCCCACCGTCATCATCACCTGCGACACGGTGACCCCGGAGCAG CACGTCCGCGTCACGAGGTCCGAACGGAGGAATGGCCATAAGAGACGTCGTGGATCTGGCTCCAGGCGTGGCCAGTACTCCAGCACCAAGCATGGTGGAAGAAAACGTCCCAGGAAACGCCCTGGGTCTGGCTCCCGGCTCGGCCATGAGACCCCCCACGTGGCCCCCATAGACAAAGGACACGTGGGGTAG
- the LOC132250677 gene encoding cathelicidin-related peptide-like — protein sequence MQPCRRALLVLGVAVAVAMAVALPAPLAPAPAPAPSSYQEALAAAVNTYNQESGLPQAYRLLEAEPQPQWDLSSQPAQPLKFSIKETECLVSEKRDVSQCPFKDKGLVKDCTGIYSAEKKPSVVTAKCEDAGQGIIHVRSRRRFCKGRPKPCSWLGHMTSLSLPAHKGPVE from the exons atgcagccctgcCGGAGagcgctgctggtgctgggggtggccGTGGCTGTGGCCATGGCCGTGGCCCTGCCCgcgcccctggccccagccccagccccagccccgagcAGCTACCAGGAGGCTCTGGCCGCGGCCGTCAACACCTACAACCAGGAGTCGGGCCTGCCCCAGGCCTACCGCCTGCTGGAggctgagccccagccccaatgG GACCTGTCCTCCCAGCCCGCGCAGCCGCTGAAGTTTTCCATCAAGGAGACGGAGTGCCTGGTGTCGGAGAAACGCGACGTCAGCCAGTGTCCGTTCAAGGACAAGGGG CTGGTCAAAGACTGCACCGGGATCTACTCTGCGGAGAAGAAGCCCTCCGTCGTCACGGCCAAGTGCGAGGATGCGGGTCAGGGG ATCATCCACGTCAGGTCAAGAAGGAGATTCTGCAAGGGACGGCCAAAGCCTTGTTCCTGGCTCGGCCACATGACCTCCCTCTCATTACCTGCACACAAAGGACCCGTGGAGTAG